The genomic interval GGATGGCGGTGGCAGGCTCAATCCCAGTGCCCATTGTGCTCCcgagggagcagggctgggggaagggacACGTTCTGGCCTCAACGTGGGGCCAAGGCCACCATGGGCAtccagagcagggccagcagggctgggggcctGTCACTCCTGCAGGATTAGCACAGGCTTAGACAGCATTCCCACggctgctgagctgggatggggcCAGAGGGACGAGGAGGGAATGGGGTGAGATGGTGCCAAGGAAGGATATGGTCAGGTTAGGATgaggatggggtgggatggggctggggcaggatggGACCAGGCTGGGACAAGGCCAAGGTAGGACATGGCCAGGGTAGGATGGAATTTCAGTAGGATGGGGTTGGGATAGGATGGGGCCAGAGCGGGATGGGACTGGGGTGGAAATGGAGCGGGATGGTGCCATGTAAGGCTGCAGCCTGGCTAGGAGGGGACTAGAGTGGAACAGGGCCAGGCTAGGATGTGGCCAGGCTAGAACAGGGTTGGGATGGCATGGAGTCGGGGTGAGatgggattggggtgggatgGTACCAGAGCGTGCTGGGAACGGGGCAGGATGGAGCCAAGGCAGGATGTGGCGAGGgtgggatgaggctgggctAGGATGGGACTGGTGTGGGATGGacccaggctgggatggggccACGGTGAAGGggcctgccctggctgtgggatgcaggaggaaGCACATCCTGCCTGGATGGAGGCTGCGTGCAGGGCTGTAGCTCAGAGTGCTCgtccctgcagcctgggccaggggagggctCGGGGAGGATGGAGCGCAGCCCGCAGCATTCCCAGCGTCGTCGCTGTTAGTTTAACAATACCCCGCTGGCCTGCATGCCGGGGCTAATTTTATCCTTGGAGCCAGGCCAAGACGGCCCTAACTTTCCTCGCTGTGATTTATCCCAGCCATTTCCCTTCAAAAACAAGGCccccgtgccagccctgctgtcccgGCCAGGGCAGAGCGGGGCAGGATTTGCCCTCGGGGGGCCGTTTAGAGAGCAGGAGGGTGGTTGCTGTGGCACCCCCTCCTGGGGGTACTCCCCCCACAGCAAAGCTGGCTGGAAGCCAGGGGATGCTCAGGCAGAGCCTTCCCCGggatcctgcagcagctctgttttccaCAGACATCTCTGGGAAGGAGGTGGGTGTTTTTTCTACCAATGATTTTATTGAAAAGGCTGTggggctatttttttttccccctttttttcccttttttttttttttttcccttttcccagtcAGCAGCCATACTTGAGAAAGAGATTTCTCTTTGCCTCTGTGCATCTATTTAAAAACTGATCGgtaaaaatgctgcagaaaaacggaaaatattgaaaatatcttgtgacaaacaaacaaaaaaaatctcttccaaataaagatctcttttcttctcttctcttttttttttttttttttttttttttttcccccatcagAAAAGCTTTTAGTGTGCAAAATGTCGACCGCTTGGATTTCTTCTCCCAGTGGGCTGGGATGCACCCACCCCTGCTCCAGGAGAGTGGGGTTTTGAGAAAGCTAAAAATCACTGGGCAGAGACCCCAGCGCCGTTACCTCCCCACCTGTCCTTCTCGCGACCCCCGCCACGCTCCCGCCAGACCCGTGGCAGGGTGGGAGGTCcccagggaaaggaaggaagaggcGACACGGCCAGCCCGCGGGCGAGCCCTTCCCTGCCAGCCCGGGAAGGGGGAAGAAAGCCCGAAGTCATTTGGTCACTAGCGCGATGAGTTGCCGTCCGCTGCCAGCCGAGGagccccgggggctgcgggcagggcGGCACGAGGGTTAGAGGTTGTCGTACATGCGCAGCgtcttctccagctgctggctgaCGCGCTGGTAGAAGACGATCTGCTGCCTCAGGTAGGACTGCATCATCCTCTTGAAGTCGGCCACGCGCCGCTCGTGGAAGTGGTTCATCTCGGCCTGCAGGGCGAAGCCCACCACGCGGCAGCGCTTGCGGATCCCGTCCGCCTCCTCCTGGTCCATCCTGCCCTCGTCGCTCATCCGCTGGCTCTCCTTCACCTTGGCGAAGGCGCCTGGCGGGGCAGGGAGCAGCGTCAGGGGATGCGTGCGGCCCTCGGGCCCCCTTCCCTGCGCGGCCCCGCTTGGCCCCCCGCGCCGGGGCACCGCGCCGGCCCCAAAGCAGAGGCACAGACCTGCCCCGTGTAAGGGAGGGATGTGCCTGCGCCTCCCCCCGCCCATCAAACCCACCCCTCTCCTCCAGGCAGGCCAAGAGCAGGAGCATTTTCCCCCTGGACTCTGGCATCCCCAGCTCTTTTTCCATCCTGGGCAGTCAGCTTCGTGTATAGCTGGTCTTGGGGGTCTGGGCTCCTGGAGCGCTGTGACTCAAGGCTTGGGGTGCAAAGCTGACATGGGGCAGTGTCAAGCTTTGTCGAGCAAAGTGTCAAGTGTCGAGCACAGTCAAGCACCCCAGCCAAGCCTGCCCTCCAAACATTCCATGCCATTCCATGAACGGGGGgtcaggagcagccctgggagacCCCAGCCCAGGAAGCAGTGAACCAGGATGTGGCAAGGGCACGTGGTGCTGTCTGGAGCTCAGCTGGGAAAGCATCTCCCACTCCCAGAGGCAGCTGATGCTCTGACACCagttttcccctctccttccatGTTTTTTTACAGCTCGGTTTCGAAAGAatcctgcctggctccagccctgcattCCTCCCCCTCATTAGCACAGAGgctaaaaaactaaaaacaggATCTGGCCCGCACTGggctttcttcccttctccctgcccctTGCCGGGAGCACCAGACCCGGGGTTACAGTGCTCCCGCTGcgccagccctgctcccagaggggaggaggaggaggagaaggaagaagcaaaGTTTGGAGGCCAAATCCTGCCTTCCGCTCTGCCCACGCGGCCCCGCTTCCGGACGGGATCCAGCCCCTCTCCGTGGGTAAACAACACccagaggaaaggcagggaagcTGCCCGGGCAGGACTGAATCCTCCCTGCGCCCTTTGCCTTCCCAGCCTCCCCCAGGGATGCGGAGTGATGCACAGACAGCCCTGCATGCTTGGACACAAACGGTCCTGGCTTCACACCCTGGGGAAAACCTGTCCTCCAAactctggggacactggtggggtgtcccctccctgctgcgGGCAGCTGGGCGAGGAGGAGTGTGTGTGGACTTTGGCCCCACACCCACACCGTGGCTGCCTGGGTGCAAAGGGAACACcgagccctgcctgcctgcttgcCTGCCCCAGGGAGAGAACAGCAGACACTTCTCCCTGCCCCTGATCCCACCAAATCCAGGGAACCGGGACGAATGGGAGATGGGGAGCTCGGATGCCCTGGGGGTGCTAACACCCTCCTGCTGGGCTTGGAGGTGCAGGGACGTACTCTTGAAAAGTGCGACCCTGGTCGTCCCCAGAGGTTTAGTGTGTCCCCTATCCcgctgccctgcacagccccctCGGCCCCTGTGACCGACCCAAGGCCGTGTCCAGCCAcgtcccccagccctgggggagcAAACTCTGGTATTCCTGCTGGCCACCCATCCACTGCCTTGGCAGgaagggaggatgaggagggacCAGTGGCAGTGGGTGGGGATGCACAAGAGGTGCAGGGCAGGTCACCCCAGACCTAacaagcagcagtgctggctcctgctcaTGGTCTGGGGGAGGCGACATCCGTGCTGACCGCCCCTGGCAGTGCTTTGGGTAGCACCAGCAGCAGTTACAGAGTCCACGGCATCACTGGGGCGGACTCTGGACCCAACAGCCCCAGCAGGCTCTCCCAGGGTGGGCTGACTGGAGGGGCTGTGCCAGCGGGGACCACGCTGCACCCCTAAGAGGCATAGGCAGTGGTTCCCATCCCTATTCCcgtccccattccccattcccttcAAGGCCCAACGGAGGATTTCCCCCTTGCGCCCCCATCCCACTCGCAGCACCATTCCCACTCACACGGGGCCATTCCTGGGGAGAAGAACGCCTCCTTACCTTTCTGCAGGTGGATGATGTCTGGGAAGTTGGAGAGGAGCCCTTGGTACAAGGAGAGAGTGTCCAGCATGAGGAACAGGTCGTTCTTGGGCTGCTCGGCGAACATCTCCCCCACAGTCTCGTACGTCTTGCCCGTGTGGGAGATGGCGTTGTTGAGGGCATCCAAGCTGTAGGGAGGGTCCATGTGGAAGGAGTGGCTGATGGCTTGGAAGGCATTGCCCAGCTTCTGGAACTCCTTCCGGAAGCCCCCCACGTGCTTGCGCACCAGCTCCGACGCCACGTTGGTCAGCTGCAGGACGCTGTCATCCATCTTCTTGCTGAAGGCCTTGAAGGCATCCACGCGGTCCTCCACGTCCTGCAGGTCCTGGTGCTCCGTGGGAATCTGAATGGTGAGGAGGAAGCTGGCGCCCACCATCTCGTCCTTCTCCGCCCGGCGCTTGCCCAGCTTCCACTGCTTCTCGTCGCGGCAGCAGAGGAAGTGCTGGAAGCCCTCGTACTGGGAGAGGACGGGGTGGCTGGTCATGTGCTCCATCCAGAGGATCAGCCGCCGCTTGCGCTTCTCGATGAAGTCCTCCTCGAAGCGGCCGGTGGCCTGCTTCTCGGGCAGGTGCGGCACCGAGATCACCGTGAACTTGTGCAGCAGGCGGTTGTAGAGCCAGTCGAAGTGCTTGTAGCGCCGGTACACGGGCGAGTTGAAGTTGCTGGGGGTCAGCTTGTAGGAGATGTAGCTCTTGATGCCCTTGAACTTGGTTTGCTTGGTGGGGTCCTCCACGGAGCAGATGAACGGGTGGGGGTTGGCCCTCCACTGCGGGCCTCTGGAGCCCATCTCGATGCAGTAGGTCTCGGCGATCTTGGACATCAGGGGCACGTCGCCCAGGATGAAGGCTTCCACCCCGGAGCGGACGAAGCAGGAGAAGCGGTTGAGGTTTCTGCCCACCACGCTGCCCCTCTTGGAGGAGCTCATGCTGTCCTGCCTCTCCAGCGCCGGCTTGGGCCGGTAGCCGGCGTGCTGGTGGTGGCCGCAGGCCGCCGGGTAGGGCAGGCTGGGCGAGGGGTGCCCGTTGGTGCCCGGCGCGCTCCGCGGCTCCTCCACCACCGTGCACGCGTCGTCCCAGTCATCCCAgtcgtcatcatcatcatcctcaaAACTGCCCTGGTAGGAGATGCCGGGGTTGGGGGACGCCGAGTACAAGGAGGAATCGTGCCCGGGGGAGCCGACCGGGCTGCTGGAATAGTCCGTGTAGTTGGAGCCCGAGCGGGAGCGGAGGATCTCGACATAGGAAGCGGGGAAGAGGCCGGTCTCCCCGCGGCTGTTTTGGCCCTGCAGCCACCCGTCCAGGGAGTTCTCGCTGAAGATGACGAGCTCCTCGTTCTCCTGGATGCTGATCTCCTCTTTGTTTTCGCTCTGGAAGTTGTAAAGCGCTCTGGCTTTCAACGCCATGGCCGGTGCCGGGTCGGGAAGAGGGGGGGAGCCAGCGGAACGCAACCCCCCCCCGGCCAAaacacacacccccccccccccccccagtcccgGTAATACCGCGGGCTCGAGCGGCTCCGGGATCACCACCACGCGCTGTGGGAAACGGCTTGGCCGCTTTCCcagaaaaacaataataataataaaaaaaaaaaaaaaaaaaaaaaaaaaaaaaggtggagaaGAAATCCCTTGCGAGGTGACGCCAATGTCCCTATGTCCAAGTGGCCGCCCCCGATCCCGGCGCCCCGGTTAAAAAGAACATTCCCCGTTTGAAAAACGACATTCCTTGGATAAAAACAAGATTCCCAGTCACGCGAGCGGCGTTCCCCTGGCTCCTCCGGGATGTGAATCCCGGCCGGCCCGAGAGCCGGGCTCTGCCATGTCCACGCAGGGTTTGTCTCTCCGGGAGGCTGATCCCGAGGTTTCACTCTGCGGGAGGAAAACTCCTGGCTGCCAACGAGGAAATAAATCCAAAGCGATTTTTCTCGGGGCTCCTGTGGGTAAAACACCCTAAATTTCCCGTCGGTGGGCGGCTGGGAGAGCGCCGGGAAcgaccccaaaccctgcccaaCCTCCCGGTGATCCCAGGATTTTGCAATTCCTTTCCGGGCCGACTTTCCCGATGGGTTGGCGGGGTCCGGTTTTCCCCTGAAATCCGTCAATCTCACGCAGGACGGAGGCGGCGCCGGCGGTGGTGCCCGTGTCGGTGTCGGGGCCGGTCCTGTTGCCACCGGCTGTGAcggggcagcgccgcggccGGTGCCGCTGCCGGTGCCGCTCCCGCTGCCGGAGGGGTGGCGGAGCCGGCCGCCAGCCTCCCGTGACGTAGGGCAGCGCTCCCCTCTCCGCCGCCCGGTTcgcggcggggagcggcccggcccggccgggccaGCCGCACGCTGCCCTCTGCAGGCAGCCGGCCCCGGGGGCACGAATCCCCGCCCGCGGGGGCTTGCGGCCGCTCCCGCGCCCCTGCCGAGACGTCCCCCTCGCCCGTGCCCGCTGCCGGCAAGCAGCGCCCCGTCCCGGTGCCCGGGCgcgggggaaactgaggcacgggaggcgcgggctggggcggggggggcgcggggcctCCGCGCCGCGCGGGGGCGCtgcgggcggcgcgggcggaAGCGCGGCGGAGCGCGGGGTTGCCATGGAGGAGCTGAGCGCGGCGCTGGCGGCGGGCGTGCGGCTGGCGGGGCCCTgcagcccggccgcgccgcACCCCCGGCTGGCCGCCTACAAGccccgcggcggccccgggcaGGCCGAGCGCCGGCAGCGCCTCCTCCGCATCCAGAGAGAGTgagcgcggcggcgggcgggatGGGAGCCGCCGGGACGGGGGCGCGGAGCCGCCTGTGggggccggccccgcccggccgtGCCGTGGGTGACCTGCGGCCCCGGCGGGCTCTTTCCCCGACCCCAGGAGGCGGCTGGACTACGTGAACCATGCCAGGAGGCTGGCGGAGGACGACTGGGCAGGGGTGGAGAGCGAGGAGGAggacagggaaggggaagaTGCGGAGGAAGAGGCGATGGACGTGGATGCTGGCAAAAAGCTGCCCAAGCGCTACGCCAATCAGGTGAGGAGCCATCTGCGTCCCCGTGGCGaggtggggctgtggggcagggatgtggggCGCTTTGAGCCCGCGGTGATGGCCACTTGGGGGCTGAGAGGAGTGTGTCCTGCCCGGCTTGGTGCTCGTAGGGAAACTGTGCTTAGTTCACCTCCAAAACGTGCCGAGTTCAAATGGAGAACACGTGGAGGTGGGAACTGCtttagaatcatttaggttggaaaagacctcgaAGGTCACTGATTCCAACCATTGATTCTGCATCACCGTGTTCCCCGCTGTAGGAGATTtcagctcagccagcagcatgAGTACCCTGTTAGGCAGTATTCAGCTAAAGATTTCTGTTTCCCTGTgtttgggaaggaaagaagggcAAACTCAGCTGGGTTTTGTCAGCCTGGGTGCTGTATCAGTCCTAGATAACACGCAGCCACTTAGGCAACCTCTGAAGAGGTCAGTTTGTCCAGGCTCTTTACTCCTGACCCTCTGGAATCTCTAAGCCCcgctgtgtttttaaaaataaagtgctgGAGCGGGAACCAAGGTGTGGGGTGCCCAGTCGAGGGCTGTGAGCCCTGTGCTGTGGTCTGAAGCTCAGTCAGCAGCTGGGAAGCAAGAGAAAGACTTGGGGAAGAACGTGTTAGGCAGGTCGGACTTCATtagaggggagggaaggagcccTTTCGGCAGTGGCAAGCAGTGCCAGCTGCCCTTAAAACACCCAGTGTCAAAGCAAAGTCAAAACCTCCCTTGAGCTGTTTGTTGTCCACAACGTCAGGAGTGTTGTTACTGACTGGTTCTTCTCCCTGGGCTCTCTGTAGCTGATGCTGTCGGAGTGGCTGGTGGATGTCCCCTCAGATCTGGAGCAGGAGTGGGTTGTGGTGGTGTGTCCCGTCGGGAAACGGGCCCTTGTCGTGGCCTCCAGGGTAAGTGGGCTTCCACCAGCTGCTACAGGATGTTCACAGCCAACATAAAACTGGCttgactgggtttttttctctccttctttcctcACAGGGCACAACAGCAGCTTACACCAAGAGTGGCTTCTGTGTCAACAggttcccatccctgctgccagggggAAACCGGCACAACTCAACCAGTGACAAAGGTACAGCTGTGGGGAGGTATTtgggagagagaggggggaaCTGCCTGGGAGTTTGTGTGTGCTGACAGGCCCAGTGCTGTTCCTCCAGCTGCCCCAAAGCCCACAGCTGTGCCCCTTTTTTGTGCTGGGGGTGATCAGCTTCAGGCCAGTTTGTGTATCTCTGGAGGTGACTAGATGGGAGCAGAATCAGGTACCTTTATGCTACTTAAGCACATAGAATCCCCGAAcagtttggtttggaagagaccttaaagctcatcttgttccactgCCCTGCCAAGGACAGGGAACCTTCCTCTAAaacaggttgctccaagccctgtccaacctggccttggacacttccagggatggggcagccacagctgctctgggcaccctgtgccagggactcAGCAgcttcacaggaaagaatttcttcctaacagcTAATCTAAAATTGCCCTTTTCCAGTTAAAAACCATTGCCCCATGTCCTGCCACATCTTTTAATAAGCTTCCTGTTAGACTGACACTCTTAAACCCCAACATCCTCTCTGTCCTCTAACAGACACCTTTGTTTGGTGTCATATTCCTTAATACAtcttagaattaatttttttttttgcccccaaaAAGAGAGGCTTATTGTCTGGCAAATGCCATCTCCTGAAACACGTCGTTGCTTGTTGTGCCTCTGACTGGTCCCTTTGCAGCCTCGTGGGACTCCTCAAGCTCAAGGCTTTTTGTGGCTGCAGTTTGTGTTAGCGGGAGGGGATCCCTCTGCATGCTGCAGTCTGACATCAGGGCAGGATTGATGTCGGAGAGCTGGGATCTTGTGTTTGCCAGCTGGCTTGGGCAGTGTTAGGAGCAGGTCTGGACCtccctgtgtttgtgtgtgcagtgTACAGCATCCTGGACTGCATCTACAACGAGGCCAAGCAGACCTACTACATCCTGGACGTGATGTGCTGGAGAGGACACCCTGTGTACGACTGCCAGGTACTgagccctgccctccctggtGTTCCCTGAGCTGCTTTGCTCCAGCACTGCGTCAAGCTCACGCTGCAAAAGGCAGATATTTCACCTAAGCACCGGCATCTCTACAGCTTTAGGGCTGCTGGTTAAGCGTGTGCGTGTTTTgggggggagcagcagggtttggggggctgTTTCTGCAGGTGAAGTCGAGTTTGTAAATCTCCCAGGTGAGTGCAGAGGAACAGAGGTTCTTGGCAGATGCTGCCAGGTGATGTGTGGTGAATGGTCACTAACTCTGCCTCCTTTCACAGACTGACTTCAGATTCTTCTGGCTCTCCTCAAAAATCCAAgaggaggaagggctgggagagaaaagcaggattAATCCGGTAAGTCCTTTTGTActgaggaggaggctggggggAGTAAGCTCTCCTGTTCAGCAGGCTTCAGCAATTTCTTTCACAAGtggaagctttttttcctttttttcctttcccctcacaGATCAGGCTTCAAAGTGTAGATCTGATGAAATGGGATGCCGTGGTCAGGATGTAAATAGAACCACTGCATATTGTAAATGagttttagtggggttttttcccccccatccAAAGTACTGAGAGAGATCACACTGCAGGGTATCAGCTAACTTCCATGCTGTTTTTAGCTTTCCCTTGTAATGGAATGGAAAGCCAATGTGGTTTCTTCAGGAGCAGTGTTGGTTGGCAGCCTGACTACAATGGGGTTTATTCTGGCAGTCTTGTGGGTTTGTAAAGCTTTAAGCCTTCCCTCTGTTTAAACTGGGCGTTGAAGTTGTCGGGATGAATGCTGGCTTGCCACCCAGAGTCCCTGCTGAGCCAGAATAAAAAGTCTTCCTTTGAAGGCTTACACATGGGGGTCAGACCTAGAGTCCACAGCAGCTTGGAATGTGAATTTTGGGTACAGACATGAGAGATTTGTCTGCTCAGACATGGccaagcagagcagctcctgtgagcTGAGCATCTCGGTGATAAATGGGGCTGACTGCAGTGAGGGTGTCTGTGTTCAGAGAACATCCTGTCCTGACTCCCAACAGGAATATCCAGAAGATAACTACCTAATGGAAGGGGGGTCGTTTTAGCTTTCATTTCCTGGGTGGAAAGATTGGCTTGGCTgaggcagcagcctggagcagacGTCTGTCTGCTTTGCATCCTGCCCGGAGGTcatcattttctatttttggttAGAAGAGCATCTCTGGGTCAGGTCTCCTGAAAAGTCCTTCCTGCAGTCTTAGGTGCTTGGGAAAAAAGGTATCAGGAACATGTGGGAGCTGTTCGTCACCCTTTCCCTCTTACGCTGAATCCTGCACCAGAGGAATCCTTCCTTTGTAGCTGCCTACACACCAGTGCTGGATTCAGCAACTTGTTCTCCTGTAGACCAGGGGGTTGCCTCTTCTAACCCTCTCTCACTCTTCCAGTACAAATTTGTGGGCCTGCAGAACTTCCCCTGCTCCTCGGACAGCCTGTGTGAGCTGCTGGCTACAGACTTTCCCTTTGAGGTGAGAACACTCAGGTGGGGGCCTGGACCCCAGCCTTAGCAacagctctgccagtgctgggagagggatGCATCCCCTCTCTTGGGGAAtctgctctcctggggctgcagaaAGCTTGCCAAGTTGCTGTTTCCTGTGGGTGGGATGGATGCCTTTATGCCCGTGTTTGATCTGTTGCCTTGTCACACACCTCACTCAACCACACAAACGAGCAAGAGTTGAACCATGGCACTCCCTGGGTTTGCGCTGCCCTTGCTGCAGTTGGCTGTGTCTGAAAGAGCCTTTTGGGATGAGAGGACACTCAGGCTGCCTCCAGAAGCAGCACAACTCAGGTGCACATAGCAGTGTGATGGACAGCTGACCTTTTTAGGGCCCAAACTGGTactgaccactgccctgggcgGGCTTGTGTGCATTTCCTTGGTGTTGGTGCTTCCAGTAAGGCAGCTGGCTGTTttgtggggaggaaggagaagggtgGTGATAAGATCCCAGTAGTTCCTACGGGGTTTGGGTGTTCATGATGAATGCCTGAGGTGTACTGGAGCTGGGGGCAGTTGGCTGTGACAGAAATCACTGAGCAGGACACCTGCGTTTGCTTCATCAGCTTTAAAAGTAGAATCATACAGCACTGAGTGGAAAGGGACCTGCTAGTAGCATCCAACTCCAactctggccctgcacaggacagctccaagaatcccaccctgggcctgagagtgttgtccaaaggctccctgagctctggcaaGCTTGGGGCTAAtgagtgctgctctggggagcctattccagtgcctgaccatcCCCTGGGGGAAGATATTTCCTAACATCCACTCTAaacatcccctggcacagccgtTGTGCTGTTCTG from Vidua chalybeata isolate OUT-0048 chromosome 13, bVidCha1 merged haplotype, whole genome shotgun sequence carries:
- the SNUPN gene encoding snurportin-1, producing MEELSAALAAGVRLAGPCSPAAPHPRLAAYKPRGGPGQAERRQRLLRIQRERRLDYVNHARRLAEDDWAGVESEEEDREGEDAEEEAMDVDAGKKLPKRYANQLMLSEWLVDVPSDLEQEWVVVVCPVGKRALVVASRGTTAAYTKSGFCVNRFPSLLPGGNRHNSTSDKVYSILDCIYNEAKQTYYILDVMCWRGHPVYDCQTDFRFFWLSSKIQEEEGLGEKSRINPYKFVGLQNFPCSSDSLCELLATDFPFEVDGLLFYHKQTHYTPGSTPLVGWLRPYMVPEILGLAVPATVLTAKPDYAGRQLQQIIESKRSKKLAAEKGHPGGEAAARNGHYELEHLSTPQPEKSPEGRDGAGSQMES
- the SNX33 gene encoding sorting nexin-33, whose protein sequence is MALKARALYNFQSENKEEISIQENEELVIFSENSLDGWLQGQNSRGETGLFPASYVEILRSRSGSNYTDYSSSPVGSPGHDSSLYSASPNPGISYQGSFEDDDDDDWDDWDDACTVVEEPRSAPGTNGHPSPSLPYPAACGHHQHAGYRPKPALERQDSMSSSKRGSVVGRNLNRFSCFVRSGVEAFILGDVPLMSKIAETYCIEMGSRGPQWRANPHPFICSVEDPTKQTKFKGIKSYISYKLTPSNFNSPVYRRYKHFDWLYNRLLHKFTVISVPHLPEKQATGRFEEDFIEKRKRRLILWMEHMTSHPVLSQYEGFQHFLCCRDEKQWKLGKRRAEKDEMVGASFLLTIQIPTEHQDLQDVEDRVDAFKAFSKKMDDSVLQLTNVASELVRKHVGGFRKEFQKLGNAFQAISHSFHMDPPYSLDALNNAISHTGKTYETVGEMFAEQPKNDLFLMLDTLSLYQGLLSNFPDIIHLQKGAFAKVKESQRMSDEGRMDQEEADGIRKRCRVVGFALQAEMNHFHERRVADFKRMMQSYLRQQIVFYQRVSQQLEKTLRMYDNL